In Jaculus jaculus isolate mJacJac1 chromosome 2, mJacJac1.mat.Y.cur, whole genome shotgun sequence, the genomic window GACAGAGTTGCTCCGGGCCATTGTTGACTGTGGCTTTGAGCATCCATCAGAAGTCCAGCATGAATGCATCCCTCAGGCCATTCTGGGAATGGATGTCCTATGCCAGGCAAAGTCAGGCATGGGAAAGACAGCAGTGTTTGTCTTAGCTACGTTGCAACAGCTGGAGCCAATTACTGGGCAGGTGTCTGTGCTGGTAATGTGTCACACTAGGGAGCTGGCTTTTCAGATCAGCAAGGAATATGAGCGCTTTTCAAAATACATGCCGAATGTCAAGGTTGCCATGTTTTTTGGTGGTCTGTCTATCAAGAAGGATGAAGAGATGCTGAAGAAGAACTGCCCGCATATCGTCGTGGGGACTCCTGGTTGCATCCTAGCCCTGGCTCGAAATAAGAGCCTCAACCTCAAACACATTAAACACTTTATCTTGAACGAATGCGACAAGATGCTTGAACAGCTCGACATGCGTCGGGATGTCCAGGAAATTTTTCGCATGACCCCCCATGAGAAGCAGGTCATGATGTTCAGTGCTACCTTGAGCAAAGAGATCTGTCCAG contains:
- the LOC123458557 gene encoding spliceosome RNA helicase DDX39B-like, whose translation is MTENDVDNELLDYEDDDVETAAGGDGAEAPAKKDVKGSYVSIHSSGFRDFLLKTELLRAIVDCGFEHPSEVQHECIPQAILGMDVLCQAKSGMGKTAVFVLATLQQLEPITGQVSVLVMCHTRELAFQISKEYERFSKYMPNVKVAMFFGGLSIKKDEEMLKKNCPHIVVGTPGCILALARNKSLNLKHIKHFILNECDKMLEQLDMRRDVQEIFRMTPHEKQVMMFSATLSKEICPVCRKFMQDG